The stretch of DNA TTTGCAGATTTTTCCAAGTCTTTGCCTTTATTTTCTTCCTTATGTTCTTATATGAAGTTATCCATAATGGAAGCATTATTATAATGGCTAATATTGTAAGTATTGAAATTATAGAAAAAGCTGATGACATATTCACTTTATCAATAGTTTTGAAAAACTGTATGCAATATGGTATTGTATGCGCCAAGAAAAAAATACATCCCAATATTGATAACTCTGCCCTTACGGACATAAGCTTTTTAGTGTAATCTCTTCTATTGTCCAAGGCACCTGTATACATTACTACAACAAATATTGCAGCAGATAAAGCCCCCATAGAAAGTGGTTTTTCTATAATACGTAAAATATTAGGCATTGTTTGAGGTACTGACATGGAAAATTTCCTATAGATCAAATCTGAAATTGTTATTAAATAGGCTACTCCATAAAAAATTTTACTGTTTTTTCTCAAAATATCGCTAAAATTAATAGCAATACACAATGTTAGAATTATACATATTGAAATTTCTATATAGTATCACTCCTTTCATAAATAATTAAATATTGTTAAAAAATTCTACTTATTTGTATTAGTAAAATAAATTTAACTTCTATATTAT from Peptoanaerobacter stomatis encodes:
- a CDS encoding ferric reductase-like transmembrane domain-containing protein translates to MSVPQTMPNILRIIEKPLSMGALSAAIFVVVMYTGALDNRRDYTKKLMSVRAELSILGCIFFLAHTIPYCIQFFKTIDKVNMSSAFSIISILTILAIIIMLPLWITSYKNIRKKIKAKTWKNLQKLAYIMYLLIYLHISVLFLLWTKKYDKFIIYTLIFGVYAVLRIRKYIIQNKKRKNN